TAAGGTGGATATATTGAATGATAAAGATTGGAAGATTTATTTGGGTTCAAACGTTGATCCTAGATTCATTTGATGAACCTATGTTGAATCTCCGAGTGGTATTTCGGACTTTCGACATTCGGAGTGATTCGCTGTGTCTATAtccatcaaagctgatccGTTCATCCGTTCATCCAAATGGATTGAAGCCCTAAAATGATCTTAttgttctctttcttctccctaCTGTAAAGTACCCCCTTGATTGATaccctttcttttctcatctacatctatcTCCGTGAATGTCAATTCCTGCTGTATAGTCGGTTGGGCTTGCGGTATAAATTTATGAAAGAAACTAAAATGTAATTGCTGACGATTCGGTATCGTCCAGCGTTGGCGAAAGAAAGGGGTATTGCTGTTGGTATATGTTGATTACATTAaactgatactgatactgatactgaaCTCAGCTCGAGCGATCGAATATTGTCGTGGTACATGAGAGAGCCGGAGTGAAATGAATATTATATGGAATGATGAGCTTTCTCGTTTGTAGAAGATTGTGTTGGTGAGATAAGTTGGTTTACAATATACCGGAATCACGTAGAGCGTTTTGAAGGATTGTCTCTTTCACTGCAGCGAATACCAGACGGATCTATACATATGTCGCCGAGACAAGGCTGTTCAGCAAGAGGACCATACACAGTTCATATTTGATTCGACTCACATTAGAAGTATCGGTCGCTTGAGTCAAATGAGGGTAGACGGATAATCTCGCTCGATTGGTCTGGGTGAATCGCCATAGGATGTATTTGGCAGCTTTGTTGATATCGGCGCCACCTGGTATCAAGGAGAAACCCAGTCAGCGATATCGGACTTGGCTGATAGTCGGCGAATGAAGTGAGGGTATagtgatgagaagaaggagagatgaaaaggCAATTAATCTCAACGGCTGAACTCACCAGTATACTCAGGGAAGTATTGTACTAGAGGTATCTTGGGTAACTTCTGCTTAAACAGATCAATCTTATTTAAGAATAAGATCACGGAAGTTCTTAAAAACCATCGCGAATTTATAACTGATTCGAACAGGACCAAAGATTCTTGCATTCTGTTTTGACCCGATTCTTCAAGTAATACTTGATCGTATTCCGATAAGGCCACACAgaatatgatggatgtgacTGCTTCGAAGCCTGACGATTGAAAAGACAGTTAGTACAGATTTCGCTTCACAGCCTtcaaagagaaggatgaatgTGATGGAGCGCGGGCAGGTGGCGAACAGCATCCGTGTGGAATAAAGCAATGAGTGATCCCTTGTTTGACAGAAGTGAAACACCCACAATGaatccacttctttctctctgatCTCTGACCTCCCACATCGAACATATGAATCGACAATTGACCCATGTTGAATCTCGTTTCGCTGATACCAGTAGTCTTTGTTCTCGCTCTCAACACATCCGCTTCATCAGGTATATAATCCGCTGCACCTATCTTCCTTATGTTGGCAAAGAAGTAGGTGGCCGAGTCCATGAGGTAAAATTCGGACGATCGGTCCATCACTGAGGGGATCACCGGATCGTGCCATAACGAATCTACGTTGTGTAGGATATCCGACGGGAGGACGGAGAGGGGGTCGGTGTCCATACGGAATTCGAGGATTCGATCGGCGTATACCTGTTGGTGGACGATATGAATAAGGTTAGTAAACTGTCAAGGGACCGCTGAGAGACTCTGAATAAGGAAGGCAGTGGGGTATGTGCAATTGATTTACGCGTCGGAAGGCGTAGGGAATCGATGATGGGTAGAGAAGCGGGGATgacaggaagatgatgaatgtgaGGTAAGGTCACACCATGTCGGGAGAAACCATTCACCACCGCACCATCActgttcactcactctgTTGTTGGGTTCCTCCGGATCAACCCCAATCTTCCTCATAGCCATGATCAACGCCTGCGCTGAATCAAGTACGTTTTTGTGTACGATCTGACGGAAGCTCAACAGCTCTTCACGGCTGTACCCGTTCTGGTGGATGATTTTCATCTGTTTCACGATGGTAGATTTTCCTGATTCTCCGGATCCTATTATGTTCCAAAGTCAGCCAAAGTCCAATCCAGATTGATTGTCATGATGAGTCGATGCATCAGATTGCATGGAACGACGTGGTTTCAGCTATGACGATGAACGACAGGTAGTTTGACACCGCCATCAATGGACATCGCGTCGAACTGCACACAAGTACATCCGCGCTGACAAAGCAACCCATCCCGCGATGGAGTTGATTATGATACTCACCCAGTAACAGAATCTTACATTCCCTCTTGAACTTTTTCGAATCATCTTCCAGCTGCCTATCAATCATATTACTCCTATTCCTATCTCCTTTAGATTCCTGCGCGATAGGTTCAGTCGACGCCAGGGCAGCAGCTAGGCCTTGCCCTGCCGCGCTTGTCGGCGTGGACTCGCCATTGTTGTTGGTTGCTGGAGcgggtgaagaagggttgaCGTTGGTCTGAGGGGATTTAGACGATGAAGCAGCGGTGACCTGTTTGGTCTCATTGGTATGTTTGGGTGACGATGGTGTTGATAGACATCCtcccatcttgatcaaaAAAAGCTCCAAACTCCTAACCGTCAATTCTAGAGGTTTGTCTTGTGTatggtcaaggtgattttgatgatcCTGTATCTGTCCGATAGAATGGATGTAAGTGTGAATGCACTTTCTGAAAAAGACAGTGGAGAGATGGCGTGactaactcaccttcactcgAAAGATAAACTCCTTTTTGGTTCAATTCCCAGCTGAGATGATTGTTTGTTGGCTTGGACTCTCTCTCGCGTGTCTATATGTATGTACCCCAACTCAGGCGATACTCTGTTAATCGATAGTGACTAATGTATCGATTGATAGCGAtatgatggcgatgatgatggtgagaaagtCAATGGGTCAAGTGTGAAAAGTGACTAGTGGTAGTACCAACAGAGTAATTTAGCAGTGTTTCCTTTGTGTGGCTCTCActtcaatcactcacaacgCACCGAGATAGAGTTACACTCCCTTAGCGGACGATCTGCAACTGTATCTGCGACGATACCTGCATCTGGATGTGCATGGCATGACTTACTGCAGAGTCTAGTGGTGGGTTACCCTTGATACGTTCACGTTATGCTGTTGGGTGGACATGCCCCATATAACCAGATTGGGTATTAACTCGTGTCAACTCGTACTGCTGGAATTACCCGTTTAAGACGATTCACCCATGTTCACCATAGAATGTACTTCACTGCGAGTCAcatttctctctctctctgaCCTTCTGCCCAACAAACGGGTTAGGGTCCAGAAAGGCAAGTGGCGTAAAGGGCAGGTTCGATACATGGTTCATATGCCGGCAACTCTAAAGTATATCCTATTCTTCATGCATGCGACTGGTGTAAGCACTCCAAATTGAAATACGCTTACAAATCATCGTCAACCTCACCCTCGCCTCATTACCATTGTACTAATGACAATCACTCCGTTTCACGTTCGCTGTATGCTAGTCGTCCAGTCTATGATGCAACAAGTGATTGCTAATGTCCTCGCTGCAGGTGATCCAGTTGATCCAACAGCTGTGTTTTTCTTCCTACGTCTCGTCGAGCTTTCAAGGTTTTCTGCGAAAACTGCACAAGTCTTTGATATGATCCGCTTGGAAGACGATCATTTTTGTACCACACCCTGCGTCAGCGACGCAGAATGAACAGCTTGGGGCTCTGAGAACGATACGGCTAAAACCACCGCTGTAGTTGCCCCGTTGTTTTAGCTTGATGACGCATTGTATGCGATTTTCTCAGCCTGACTCAAAGGTTACAAGCCGTGAGATGACTCAGTCAAGCAGGTGAAAGGACACAGCCAAGTGGTACACCACTGGGACGGCTACTACGACGACAATCTGCCGACTCGACAGGCGAGTGATATGAAGTCAACCTGTGTGTACCAAAATAtgtcttctctctttccctcctttGAAGTCAATCGTTCAAACATTTTGCGTGGAACAATCTATTCCACTCTCATCACCACGGCTCAAGGTTCCCCGCTACTAAGACTACTGCTCGGTGGAAACACCTGTTGACAAGGCTTCATTCGGAGCGAAGACACGCTCGCCGACCATGCTGATGAGTCGATGAGGTGCAATTTACTGCTTTTATGCGATACATCCGCTGACGTCAATTTAGGTGAGCAATTATTTATATTTGTAGCCACGCGTCCACAAACGATCATTTTGCCTCCCACATATACATCTGTATCTGTACAAGCTGGATAAAGAGACATCAGTTCTGCTCAAATCAGCCCCGCATTGGTATTGGAGGATGGATCTCACAAAAATCCTCTTTTCGTATATAGGCTGGCATGTGTCAGGTAACTTAGATCATACCCCAAGAACGCTGTGTGTGAccagtatatcatcatgctGCACAGACGCTATACTGGCCATATTTGTCATCTGTACTTCTATTTTTCTCAGCCCAAACGATTTTCGCGTGTACCGATAGCTCatctcaattcaccttcttttGATTTCAAAGAATTTGCACGCTCGTTGATGATTATCATacaaagaatgatgatacgGCAATCCAAGCTGAATGATCATCGCAACTTGCAAATGATCTCAGTTACAATGTACTGATGATAGACGTCTATGGAAGGTTTAGCAGATACCTGATAATTCTTAAGACGATCAACGGACAGCCCGACTCCTCGTATAGCTGTATGAATCCCGCCGGGTACGTCAAAGGAACAGGATGTCAGCGAGGTAACGCGAATTTATCAAGTACTCTGACCTACTGACATCGTCAAGTCCGTTCAGAGTCAATGGGAATTAGGGGATCTTCGTCTGTCATCGAACAACCAACCGTTCCAGATGGTATGCCTGTTCATTCCATAACCTTGTCATGACGCTATCACCTGAAAAGTAGCTTAAATGCCACACAGCTGCAGTTTACTGCACCAAAAGGGTCACGATAGCTAGGATgacagaagaaggtcaaagaGCTCCTGTATTGAGGTCTACAAGGTATCATGAGCGGACGCAACTGGGCCCATGAATGTAGCGTACAAGCGCAGGAATTGCAAccgatcttcttctgcgtCCGAAATATCGTGACCCTTTTGGTGCAGTGGACTGCAGCTGTGTGACATTTGAGCTACTTTTTAGGTGATAGCGTCACGGCAAACCACTTCTCGACCAACCCACTCATAGTGGTCTTCTATCCATACAAAACCAAGATCAAACACCAGCCAGTTGCATCTGCCCTCCTTCCGTCCACAAGCATAGCAGAGATCAGGAAAATAACGTTTGTCGTTTCCAGCGTATTTCCAAATGGTTAATATGTTGCGCTTTACATGGGAAGACAGAGACAGACGAGACGCCCCGTCTGTAGCCAAAAATCCAGGATATATACCGAAGCAGCAAGGCTTTTTCAGCGTTCAATCTAACTGGTCGCGTATTTCAGTTGGTTTAGAATCTTGTACTAATAGTTGCTGTTCAAGCAAATTAGTTATGCAATTGTCGGCGGTTCGAGCCCGTCCGTGATCAGATCTTTTTTCCCTCTGACGTCGCGGGAATTCCTCATCGATCGTCTGTGCTTATTTGCTTTCTCTTCAACTAATTTTACTGGTTCGTCTTCTGGATATGTAAATGACTGGGATGTGAATGACCAAGTCATTTATTGTACTGTGTCATGCACTTGTGAGGTATCAAAtagaaagagatgatgtgCAGATACCCTCGAGATGAACAATTAAGCATTTCACTCCAAATCTTGAACCCGGCTTTGCCTAGGCGACCTGGACCTGTCACTGCTTATATGCAACGACTCAAATCGCCCATCTTACgctaatcatcatcatatacattTTTCGCAGATCGTAAATAAATAAGGGATGAGGAAATAAGAGGTATGAAAGAAGAGGTTTCTACGAATATTCAAGATAAGTATATATGGGGATGAATTCACTTCAGAATACCCTCACAGTTATCATCGCAATTAAAAGCCCGCAGCTCCAGGGGCTTTgtcaccttctcttctgaGAGCTAAGAGgatctctttcatccttgcTAAGTCAGACCCACCAGGTACAGAAGGTCTAATGGTTTTGGATTCTATTGCATGTATCCATACAAGATCAGCAAGCGCTTCGATCGAATAGTATGCGGTGATGTGTAGGAGTAGACCTGAAAGCAACTTACGTGAATTTTCGAGCTGGATCAGCTCTGTGATTCTTTCCCAAGCTGTCCCTTTGGCTATGCCCTCGTTCAGCTTTTCGAGGAAAGCAGCTTCGGTTTCTCTATTGTACATCAGCGAGATATCAGCATTACCCTAAACCACAACGAGATATCTGGATCTATGATTCATTCAGGAAATCGAGAATGGCACATACTTGTTTTCCCTgatattcctctctttcatcttatTGTAATCTTCATAGAAATTATCAATTGCCTTTTCAGCTTTATTcgccatctcatctctcctcttcttatcttcctcgtccCGTTTCTTAATTTGTTCAGCCTGTTTCTCTCTCCATGTTTTGATAGGTTCAGATTCCTCTTCGGAGTTGGATGGGAGGATGTTGTTGAATgttggaggaggtaagatGGATTGAGCCGAACGAGGTTTGGGTGCGGCTGTAGCTGGGTAAGGGGATGCGCCGTACGGTTGGGGTGATAAGGCGTTGAATACGGGTTTCGGGGGCTAAGATCATAACCCATAACGTTAGAATACATTCGCTGGCACCGTAAATCGGAGAAGGTTTGCCATTATTGCGCAGAGGAGAAGGTACGCTTGATTGTAACGAACGAGAGAGACATGGTTATACCCCCACTCACAGCTTCGTATCCCACTTCACCTGATAAATCCGGGAACTGACTTTCGAACTGAGCacgatcttcatcttctcctgttcCAGCTACACCGGTGACTCTTACCTCCCCTCCTCCAATCGATGGAGAATCGAGGGAAGGGAATAAGTCAATTCCCTTAGAGGGAGAGGCCGATTTGGGAGCTTCGGCaggaggagcaggtgaagCTAAATGAcgatcatcgatcaacacTGCACAGTTCAGATGATCATACACCGGAACAGACTATATACGTACTGAAGTCGGGGAAGGCATCCATCCCTGATGGTGCTGAGGGTGCACTTCCAGATGCGAACAAGTCGGCATCGTCACCTAcaccaatccaatcccaatcaacatcagcacCAATCATTCCATTGAAACAGCCCGACTCCGACAGGAGGAAGCGCAACAGATCGCGAAAGGGGGGGGGGCATACCTAACGCAGCCTTCTCACGAGCGAGGAAATCAGCCATGGGATCGTCACTCATTTTGCAGGTGGTGATATCGAGTGGGTAGGTATAAGGGGTATGGTGATGTATTGgtaggaggaagaaggagaagatgaggatgaggattgaTAACAATGGTGACGCGCATATCATGTTACCACGCAACGTGGAGAGCGATAACGGAAGCAAATATATCAACTAACCGTTGATGTGGCAATCTCTCGTGAAGATCCACTGGTGACTGATACAGACGCGCACCAGTACTATGATTTCTACTCGAGGATCTTTTGCTTTCTCTGTTCTATTAACTCTTTCCTCACCTGCCCAAGCATGACTCGTGCAACAGACGTGGTCCGCCCCCTGAGCAGCTCTGACAATGGCTGACCAGGTAGCAGTCACCCCAAGCCCAGGGGAAGGAACTTCGAAATCGATCTCGACATACCCTCACCACTGGAGGGAAATCATCAATGGAcctttggaagaggaattcgGTGAGCTGAGTTCCTACTACACCAATCCATATATATGTTGCTGATAAGGATGCACATGTCTTGTAGTGCAGCTCGCCTTAAGCACACTTAATGAGCTAGTTCAACCTGATTTTGTGCCTACAGTGTGAGCCATCTTCCCTTCAATATGCTTTCTACCTTCGTGGATCTACAAGCTAATCGGCGAATATATTCAGGGAACACGTTCAACTCCTCTTATATCTCACTATAACCCCGAATGTTCACCCGATTCCACCTGAATTGCCTCTAGACATATTATATCGATTGGTGTCGTTGCATCACCCGATGTCTTTCTCTCAAGGTATTCCAatccacccatcatcttcttctggtaaaAACCGAGAGAATGAACCGATATGGTTACAATGGGATTATAAGCGATCGGACTTGCATAAATTCATCTGGAGATGTATGAAAGCATGtagagatgaaggtgtatgGGCATTGCTCTGGGACAAAGCAGCCCAAGTTAAAGCTAAAACGGAAAACCCTCGTCGATCTATActagacgatgaagaaggagaccGTAAAGCACATAGGAACCTTAGTACGGAAGGTTGGAAACTGTTAGAGTGGTTGGTACAGTTCTGGGAGAAGGATAGGTCTGAGCGTGATCTCGGAGAAAATTCCATAGGTAAGTACTGTATCCAATATGACATATGACCTTCAGCGGTGGTAGCTAAATATATACGGTAGAGTACTCCCCCTTATTCCTCAAACAACTTCCTAGACCTTTCGATCGTACAGGTCAATTACCTCGGAACGATGCTTCAATTCCTATCTCAATACTTAAAGCTGCTTATACGACGCCATCCAgcaaaggtgaagaaggagaaaggcGTAGATCCTTTGCAGTGAATTTATTATCATTGGTAAGTATTCCATCAACCTTACAAATATTCACCGCTGACTCCCCGAATCCGGTGTCCTCATATAGGTCATTGATACCGTCATCGGTCCAAAAGCAccctttcatccttcatcgcTGTCATCTTCTCTCGTCCACTCATTACGCGCATTACCGACTAACGATGTACTGGATGTCACGAAGAGACTCGCACGTTCAAGACACTGGAGAACAGCATGTCACATACTCACATTACTTATAGAGGATCTGGGGGGCATACGAAGCAAGAAGACAGAACAGCGACGGGCTAAGCATGTGTCTAGAGGGATCGATATGGACTTTGAGAAAAATATCGATTTAGATAGACCCACTGCGAAATATCTTCTGGGTGAAATCGTTCTTCTGACCCCTAGGGATGCTCATGATGTAGTGAAGACGACGATGTTCAAGGTTGCATTGGTGAGTATCACAAAGTCTCATAACTACGATGCCATTGCGATGGAAGAGGTCACGGCGAGGTACAAAGACGATGTATCATGGTGGAATAGAGTTGAGAATACTTGGCGTATTGAAGCGGTCGACGAGAAAAAACGATTAGTTTACATTGGATTACTTAAACGTTGTATCGTAGATATGTTGTAAAATGTACGTTAGTTTAAATGTAAATATTATGAATACTAAATCGACAAGCACAAGCATCTTAGGATGTACGATTTCATCTGTCATGATAATGCTGGCGTTTGACTCTGCCAAGGAGCTATTATCTCTACAGCAATCCCTGCCAAGCCCGTCAACAATTCATCTTGTCCAATCAACTCGACGTCTCTCCGATCCGGATACCAAGACGAGGCAAGACGATTGACCATTAAAATCTAgtccatctcccatctcctgTTCACAGCTTCAATAGACACAAAAGAATCTGGACTATACAAAAAAGGATTTTGATTTTTAATCTTTCTGGTCGCGTATTTCAGTTGGTTTAGAATCTTGTACTAATAGTTGCTGTTCAAGCAAATTAGTTATGCAATTGTCGGCGGTTCGAGCCCGTCCGTGATCAAATTTTTTTGCTGACTTTCGAAGTCTTGTCTAGCCAATTAGCCAGCTAACTATCAACCTTCGAAACACCTTATCGCactactcttcttcttcttcttcttcttcttcttctgcttctgcttctgaTTTCTCTGCTTTGCAATCTGGTCGTTTGATTTGATACACGGTCCAGCTCAAGGGTACTCGAGTGGGCACTGACCAGGGCAAGGTCCCAATTTCGTGCGACAAGAGCTTTTCTGGTTCTACTGCAGtcctctttcccctttcGGCCAGCTTGCTTTCCCATGCAGCAGGCGTGATAGTGCGTCCTTGGGGAGGAGTACCAGAGATTCCGAGTGCATCCGCTGCGGAATACTGAAGGATATGCCCAGGACTGCGGAGTCTGATCGTACATGGTAGTGTCCCAAAAACTTTGCTGTGAAAATGGAAGCTCGTTTAACTGACCTACTGAACCGTTCGTAAGCTCGTTGTGCCTCTTGGAAGATACACTTAAAGAACGTGTCAAGGGTAACCTAATAGCCTCAGAAGATCTATCAAAGACCCATCGAATGACGATGAACTTAAGAAGTTTGTGATACACTTTTACTTTTTATATATGATTTATGTCTGGTACCAATGTCAAAAGTGTACGCACACGGGGTGCGCTCTCTGACACAGAGCAACAGTAGTAAGTCAGAAGCCTGATTTCTGGCCGATTGTCTCCTCAACGAACAAATTCAACTCGAGGCAGTAACGATTCGCACAGACATGACAAACAGGGCAAGGCGACCCGACCAGACTGATCAATCAGTAGCTCACTGTCATTGAGCAGATACGAAGTTCCTACATTCGCGAATGTCCACTTGCCGTTTCAATTTTGTGTATGTTTGAATTAGTCCTATGTCCTGACATACTGAATTTGGGCCTCGATGAACTGCATTGCCGCCAACATAATGGTGTGGCAATGTGATATGTAACTTGCGGTTCCTTTCTTGCTGACTGACACCTTAGACTTTTTATCAGAAAGTAGCCACATTTAAGATCTGCTCGAATTCACATTATCCGTTGGCCACGTTTGATGAACTTGTTGATGCAGTCAAATATAATTAGCCTGTGCAATCAGTTGACTTCTCCTTAGCACAATGAGTGCTGTTGCTTTGCACTATGGAATCAGACGATCGCCCCGTTAATCGGGTTTCAAGGGATGGGTGTGGATGAGCATGAAACACAAAAACGTATTGGCCTCCGACCTCTTTTTGTTGTTATTTTTGTGTGTGCGTGTTTATTTGGGTTTCGCATTGaccatcccttccctttGCTTTTTCCGTTTTCATCCCCTATTCCTACAAAGCTGTGCGCCAACTGACATTCTATGAGGTATACATCATGATCTTTCAACGTCTGATCAGCTTTGCATTCtctctcattctcttctttgacgCACTATACATTAGCAACTATACACCCAAATCGCAGTATCGTCTCATACCGATACCATGGCAAGCTTCAATGAATTGGTCAACTCCCTTTTTGATCGCATTCTCCGACACCTCGCAGGGACTGATATTGTAAAATGCTCACTATTGTGCAAACGCATTCACGAGTTCATCTTGGACAATGCCCATATCCAGCTCATTCTCCATAAGATTTACTACTATTATCCCAGATACCTCGACCAATCGACCAAGCCCCCCAATGACCAAATTGCTGAAATACTCAGGCTGAACAAAAATC
The nucleotide sequence above comes from Kwoniella europaea PYCC6329 chromosome 1, complete sequence. Encoded proteins:
- a CDS encoding guanine nucleotide-binding protein subunit alpha; protein product: MGGCLSTPSSPKHTNETKQVTAASSSKSPQTNVNPSSPAPATNNNGESTPTSAAGQGLAAALASTEPIAQESKGDRNRSNMIDRQLEDDSKKFKRECKILLLGSGESGKSTIVKQMKIIHQNGYSREELLSFRQIVHKNVLDSAQALIMAMRKIGVDPEEPNNRVYADRILEFRMDTDPLSVLPSDILHNVDSLWHDPVIPSVMDRSSEFYLMDSATYFFANIRKIGAADYIPDEADVLRARTKTTGISETRFNMGQLSIHMFDVGGQRSERKKWIHCFEAVTSIIFCVALSEYDQVLLEESGQNRMQESLVLFESVINSRWFLRTSVILFLNKIDLFKQKLPKIPLVQYFPEYTGGADINKAAKYILWRFTQTNRARLSVYPHLTQATDTSNIRLVFAAVKETILQNALRDSGIL